The Cryptomeria japonica chromosome 2, Sugi_1.0, whole genome shotgun sequence region AGTATTCATCTAGATGTTTGCAATGGCCGGCAGAAGCTCTGTAGTTTTCAAGCTAAATGATGTCTGTATGATGTTTTTATTGTTGGGAATGTTATCTTTAAATGCTGAAGCGAACTTGAATTTTCACAAGAGGAAGGTAAACTACCAGGCATGGGCTCCCGATTGTGTGCTGGTGAACATCATCTCTATAAATGGAGAATACCCGGGGCGGACCATTAGAGCCAGAGCAGGGGACGCCATCGTTGTGCAGTTTAAAGACTTGATGCCCACTAAAAACGTTGTTATTCGCTGGCAGGGCATTCGCCAGGTAAAAAATGACtggtttcttttttcatttgacCTTAGCTTAAATTTTACGCTCTTTTTTCATTTGACCTTAGCTTAAATTTTACGCACATTTTTAGGACAGAAAATGGGTCTGACAGACCTACTCAAATGTAATGGATTGTATTTCATAGGCTGTAGTTTGTGGTAGTGGAAAtcgatctatatatatatatatatagtctttaGGATGTATCATATATATAGTCTTTAGGATGTATCATATTGTATTTAAATAAAAGGGTATTGATATCTGATGTATAGTTAAGCTTTTGTAATTTGTGTGTTATAAAAGGGTATTGATATCTTGATGCACAGTTATTTTTGGTAATTTGTGTGTTACAAAAGAATACTGATATCTTGATGTACAGTTATTTTTGGTAATTTGTGTGCTACAAAaaaaatattgatatcttgatgcacggctattttttttgtaatttgtgTGCTACAAAAAGGTATTGATCGGGATCAGATTAATCTCCTGCAGCCAAATAACCCTGTTGGCGTATTTGTTGCAGAGTGGCACTCACTATGGCCTGAAGCAGTCGGTGGTGTTTTATGGGTCGCTGATAGTGGATGCGACGTGCAAAGAGGCCTTCACCTACAATTGCCAGCTGAGGACTCATGAACAGGCCACGGGGCTCTCGTCCAGGGAATCCATTGGAGAACACCAGGTACATATACAGTTCATCTAGCGGAGTCCTCTTCATGAGGGTTAAAGGATTGATACACTATGTTTTATGATACTTTAGTTGATACATTTAGGAAGGCATCTGTTGGGTTTAAGCTAAGGTGAAGAGTACAGATTTgaaaaagagaatttatttcaattgAACGGATCACAAAAATGAAGTAGAAAAGCAAATACTTTATACATTGATAGAAGAAATTAACATTATTATAGTTAAATTATCAATGgtctttcattctttgttttcaagttCTCGCCTCCTCATGATTATGGAGCTTAATAGTTTCCCGGCCTGCAACTCGATGGTCAACATCTCCAATGTAGGCTTTGTTTCCCTCCACTAAAACTAAACTCGTCGCATCATCCTTCTCCGCTAAATAATTCATTTGTGGATTTACTATAAAAACCCTCAAAGGGTCCTTCTGGTATGGCTAAGAAGTGCCTCCCTTATGGTTCCTCTGTTTCAGATGTGGTGCTTGGTTAGTAGGTGCTGGACAACATCTCCTACTTTGAAATGAACAAATTAATTTGTAGATTTAATCATTTGTGATCCTTTCTTCTTAACTTGAATTTCTAGTGGTCATTGGTTACCTTTGTGTCTCTGGTTTTTTCATTATCCACTTTGATTCTACTAAAGATCATGATGTTTTTTTATCATGGGTGATTGTAAATGGAGCCTCATGCTCTTTTCCCTTTGTCCCGGTTGCCCTCCATCAACCCCCTATGTGAATCTACTATTGTTTCCCCTATTTGGGTAAGGCTACCCTAGCTCCCCCTCCATTAATAGTGCAATTCTGCTAATGAAGCTATTGGTAATATGTTGATTTGATTCCTCAAGTTGAACCCTAATACTAGTTGTTACTCTCACACCTCCTACACTCAAAATTTAGTGGATATGGACCTTTTAAAGCCACTACCTATTGTGATTTCCTTGAAATCCGTTTCTAGTGCAAATGTTGTTTTGTTATTGGTCATTTGGCTTCTTCTTGCCCCCATGGTTCTCATTCACTTTCTTATACTAGTTGTTACTCCCACACCTCCTACACTCAAAATTTAGTGGATATCGACCTTTTAAAGCCACTACCTATTGTGATTTCCTTGAAATCCCTTTCTAGTGCAAATGTTGTTTTGTTATAGGTCATTTGGCTTCTTCTTGCCCCCATGGTTCTCATTCACTTTCTTCCCCCACCTAGTGGAAGAATGTTGATTACTACCATCTTGCTTTCTTTCTAGTTTTATATTTTAGGTTGGAGTCTTCGACAAATTTGGCACCTCCTCCTGCTAGGTTGTCTAGTTTGGCAACTCAAACCCTTGTTCCTGCTCATGTGGCTCCTCTTGCAAATCCTTTTGTTGGTGTCTCGCATTTTGGCCTTATCCCTTCTAGGGTTCCTAACTCTTTGTCCCCAGAATGTAGAGTTCCCTCTCCAAATTTGGTGGCTCATCTAAGTGATTCATTTGTTTCCTCTAATGGGGTTTCCACCCCAACTCCGTTGAGTTCTCCTAGCAAAGATGATTCTTCTTGGACTATTGTTCATCGTAACAAAAAGTATTAGTCTCTTATTGTACCCAAATTGTCTCATTGGTACCCACGGTGGGTCCCACCTCTAATTTTCAATGAggtatgttttgttgttttgtcctcCTCTTTGGACAGCTTTAACTTATTTTAGCTCTATTGGAtctattcttttttgttttttgttgttccACCTTTGTTTCTTTCAATTACCCCTTTGGTAACCCTTTGCTTTGTACTAATGTTTAGGCCCTATCAAAAACCCACTTattctaataaaaaaatattattactaCTACTACAACTAATATACATACAATAATTATAATTATACTGTACATTTAATACAAGACCCATTTCAAAATGGCAAGCACAAGAAATGAATATTGTGGCTCAATAATGTAGATATAGCCATTCGAagagaattttgaattttagatGTTAACCATTGATTTGGGATATTTTTATTATAGAAATGAATAGTGCTTTTTTTCTACTCTTTGATATTGTGGTTCATAAATCTAACATCTACTCTATGTATAACTTCATCATCTATTCTATATATAAATTCATCATTTGTTGCTCCTATACTTTTGGTTTTTGACTctcaccttttttgttattttgttattGTTTCAATGTAAACAAATAGTTAGTCATTGTTTGGTTATGTTGATCTTGTTAGGAAGAACTTTGTAAAGAGTTTGGGGTCTCTTCAAAACTTGCTTTATCTATAATAAACAATCTCATCATTTGTTGTCTTGAAATTGTTTACTAGTGTGCATTTAGGCGAGATTGGTTTATC contains the following coding sequences:
- the LOC131065960 gene encoding L-ascorbate oxidase, translated to MFAMAGRSSVVFKLNDVCMMFLLLGMLSLNAEANLNFHKRKVNYQAWAPDCVLVNIISINGEYPGRTIRARAGDAIVVQFKDLMPTKNVVIRWQGIRQSGTHYGLKQSVVFYGSLIVDATCKEAFTYNCQLRTHEQATGLSSRESIGEHQVDGITAARQNRVSDKNINKWSQVVERESFTMMGKGIITTEEEKRWSGPCKRVNTQGKLRIRRLLPKNPKINKGDGPHHNIASP